A stretch of Labrus mixtus chromosome 7, fLabMix1.1, whole genome shotgun sequence DNA encodes these proteins:
- the LOC132976903 gene encoding guanylin-like, protein MRVLSVVLVLVCVCWGAIGVQVKAGDRVFPLESVKQLKELMDLDDKNVSLNLPETSIEAACANPLLPRIFRPVCRGRRTGIVFSKLVKIITPLDPCEICANAACYGCLY, encoded by the exons ATGAGAGTGCTCAGTGTTGTTCTtgttctggtgtgtgtgtgctggggaGCCATAGGTGTGCAGGTTAAG GCTGGAGACAGAGTCTTTCCTTTGGAGTCAGTGAAGCAGCTGAAGGAGCTGATGGATTTGGATGACAAAAACGTCAGCCTGAACCTCCCTGAGACGAGCATTGAAGCCGCTTGCGCCAACCCACTTCTGCCGCGAATCTTCCGGCCAGTGTGTCGAGGAAGGAGAACAGGGATTGTTTTCTCTAAGCTGG TGAAAATCATCACACCTTTGGATCCTTGTGAAATATGCGCCAACGCTGCCTGTTACGGGTGTTTGTACTGA
- the si:ch211-220m17.5 gene encoding guanylin family protein: protein MKATLATIAVIVLALSCTSEAVQVEENGLSFSLEAVKRLQELSGGSAATEVQNPRLRASTVSLCADPMLPQEFLPLCRQRGASASLTRLAAVPMDVCEICAFAACTGC, encoded by the exons ATGAAGGCCACACTCGCAACCATCGCTGTGATCGTCCTGGCTCTCAGCTGCACCTCTGAAGCCGTGCAAGTTGAA GAGAATGGATTGTCTTTCTCCCTCGAAGCCGTCAAGAGACTTCAGGAGCTGTCAGGGGGCAGTGCTGCAACTGAGGTGCAAAACCCTCGTCTCAGAGCGAGCACCGTGTCCCTGTGTGCCGACCCCATGCTCCCTCAAGAGTTCCTGCCCCTCTGCAGGCAGAGAGGAGCGTCTGCATCCCTCACCAGACTAG CTGCAGTTCCCATGGACGTCTGTGAGATCTGCGCCTTTGCCGCTTGCACTGGCTGCTAA